The stretch of DNA GATAAGGATGTAATCCGTGCGGCTACTGAGCTTGGTGTGAATGTGCAAATTGGCGGAGGAATACGCACTGAAGAAGATGTGAAATATTATCTGGATAATGGTGTGGCAAGAGTCATCATCGGAAGCTTGGCTATTCAGCAACCAGAGCTAGCGGTCTCGATAATCCAAAAGTTCGGTGCAGAGAAAATAGTTATAGGCCTTGATGCAAAAGATGGCATGGTTGCTACACATGGATGGTTGGAAACTTCCTCAAAATCCGCGATTGAAGTAGGGCAATATTTTGCAACTCATGGTGCGAAAACCTTTATTTTTACGGATATAGCAACGGACGGAACATTAAGTGGACCTAATATTCTTGCGAATGAACTTCTTGCCGAAGCTACGGGAGCAGAAGTGATTGTTTCTGGGGGCATTAGTTCACTTTCAGACGTAAAGAAAGTTGCAAAAGCAGCCGCAGGTTCAAAAATTGGTGGCGTGATTATTGGTAAAGCACTTTATGAAAATCGCTTCACGTTACCGGAAGCATTACGTGAGGTGGCTTCATGTTAACAAAACGAATTATTCCATGTTTGGATGTCAAAGAAGGACGAGTTGTAAAAGGGGTTCAATTTGTTTCATTACGAGATGCAGGAGATCCGGTCGAACTTGCAAAATTTTATGATGAGCAAGGGGCAGATGAGTTAGTATTTCTAGATATATCGGCTTCGCATGAAGGAAAAGAGACGATGATTGATGTCGTACGTCAAACTGCCGTTGAACTGGCTATTCCTTTTACCGTTGGAGGCGGAATCCGAACACTGGATGATATGAAAAACATGCTGCGGGCAGGTGCAGATAAAGTATCAGTCAATACATCTGCACTTGAACGTCCCGAATTGATTGCTGAAGGTGCGGCTTATTTCGGTTCACAATGCATTGTCGTCGCTATTGATGCAAAATGGTCAGAAGATGACGGGACGTGGATGGTCTATACGCATGGTGGTCGACGGCTTACACAATGGACAGCAGTTAAATGGGCACAAGAAGCCACTCGATTAGGTGCAGGAGAAATTCTCCTGACGTCCATGAACAAAGATGGTGAAAAAAGTGGTTTTGATTTGGCGTTAACGAAAGCGGTTCGGGAGGCTGTCAATGTTCCGGTTATCGCAAGTGGTGGAGCAGGAAATGCCCAACACTTTTATGATGTATTCAATGAAGTGGATGTAGATGCGGCATTGGCGGCTTCCATTTTTCATTATAAAGAGACAAGTGTAGCAGAAGTGAAAAGTGTACTGCGAGAGAAGGGAGTGTCAGTCAGATGACAAAAAACGTAATGGAAACCATTAAATTTGATGAGCAAGGACTGATACCGGTTGTTGTTCAACATGCACAAACAAAAGAAGTGTTGACGGTCGCTTATATGAATCGTCAATCAATGGAAAAAACAATTGAAACGAAAGAAACATGGTTCTTCAGTCGTTCGAGACAAGAACTATGGCATAAAGGTACAACGAGTGGTAACAAGCAACAAGTAGTAGCCATCCGAACAGACTGTGATGAAGATGCATTAGTGGTGGAAGTGTTGCCAAAAGGCCCTGCTTGTCATACGGGTGAAGCCACTTGTTTTCATAAAGACATCCTCTCTCCAGGACAAACTGTCGGC from Paenisporosarcina sp. FSL H8-0542 encodes:
- the hisA gene encoding 1-(5-phosphoribosyl)-5-[(5-phosphoribosylamino)methylideneamino]imidazole-4-carboxamide isomerase, whose product is MTVIELFPAIDMRGGKCVRLFKGDYNQETVYAESPIEMAKTFACQGAKWIHMVDLDGAKDGKRIHDKDVIRAATELGVNVQIGGGIRTEEDVKYYLDNGVARVIIGSLAIQQPELAVSIIQKFGAEKIVIGLDAKDGMVATHGWLETSSKSAIEVGQYFATHGAKTFIFTDIATDGTLSGPNILANELLAEATGAEVIVSGGISSLSDVKKVAKAAAGSKIGGVIIGKALYENRFTLPEALREVASC
- the hisF gene encoding imidazole glycerol phosphate synthase subunit HisF is translated as MLTKRIIPCLDVKEGRVVKGVQFVSLRDAGDPVELAKFYDEQGADELVFLDISASHEGKETMIDVVRQTAVELAIPFTVGGGIRTLDDMKNMLRAGADKVSVNTSALERPELIAEGAAYFGSQCIVVAIDAKWSEDDGTWMVYTHGGRRLTQWTAVKWAQEATRLGAGEILLTSMNKDGEKSGFDLALTKAVREAVNVPVIASGGAGNAQHFYDVFNEVDVDAALAASIFHYKETSVAEVKSVLREKGVSVR
- the hisIE gene encoding bifunctional phosphoribosyl-AMP cyclohydrolase/phosphoribosyl-ATP diphosphatase HisIE, with amino-acid sequence MTKNVMETIKFDEQGLIPVVVQHAQTKEVLTVAYMNRQSMEKTIETKETWFFSRSRQELWHKGTTSGNKQQVVAIRTDCDEDALVVEVLPKGPACHTGEATCFHKDILSPGQTVGSFGILADLVQVIQQREKSMPEGAYTTYLFEKGVDKIGKKIGEEATEVVIAAKNRDAEELQWEAADLIYHLLVLLQEQKVNLYDVLEVLQKRHESKS